In a single window of the Hoyosella subflava DQS3-9A1 genome:
- the atpD gene encoding F0F1 ATP synthase subunit beta, whose amino-acid sequence MTAAVTETSQNGSSTSNGRVVRVIGPVVDVEFPRGSVPELFNALHAEITLKAVAKTLTLEVAQHLGDNLVRTISMQPTDGLVRGTPVEDTGKPISVPVGDVVKGHVFNALGDCLDAPGTGRDGEQWGIHRKAPAFDTLEGKTEILETGIKVIDLLTPYVKGGKIGLFGGAGVGKTVLIQEMITRIAREFSGTSVFAGVGERTREGTDLHLEMEEMGVLQDTALVFGQMDEPPGTRMRVALSALTMAEYFRDVQKQDVLLFIDNIFRFTQAGSEVSTLLGRMPSAVGYQPTLADEMGELQERITSTRGRSITSMQAIYVPADDYTDPAPATTFAHLDATTELSRPISQMGIYPAVDPLTSTSRILEPTIVGAEHFRVANEVKQILQKYKELQDIIAILGMDELSEEDKIVVGRARRLQKFLGQNFIVAEKFTGEPGSVVPLSDTIEAFDRVCKGEFDHLPEQAFSSCGGLDDVEKAANKLAGK is encoded by the coding sequence ATGACCGCCGCAGTAACTGAAACCTCACAGAATGGTTCGTCGACCAGTAATGGCCGCGTCGTTCGCGTCATCGGCCCCGTTGTCGACGTTGAATTCCCACGTGGATCGGTTCCCGAGCTCTTTAACGCGCTCCACGCCGAAATCACGCTGAAAGCAGTAGCGAAGACCCTGACCCTTGAGGTTGCGCAGCACCTCGGTGACAACCTTGTGCGCACCATCTCGATGCAACCCACCGACGGTCTCGTCCGTGGCACGCCAGTCGAGGACACGGGCAAACCCATTTCCGTTCCCGTCGGTGACGTCGTGAAGGGTCACGTCTTCAACGCACTTGGTGACTGCCTCGACGCGCCGGGTACGGGACGTGACGGGGAGCAGTGGGGCATCCACCGCAAGGCGCCCGCTTTCGACACTCTTGAAGGTAAGACCGAGATCCTAGAAACCGGTATCAAGGTCATCGACCTTCTGACGCCGTACGTGAAGGGTGGAAAGATCGGTCTGTTCGGTGGTGCCGGTGTCGGCAAAACCGTGCTCATCCAGGAGATGATCACCCGTATCGCGCGGGAGTTCTCGGGCACCTCTGTGTTCGCAGGGGTTGGGGAGCGCACCCGTGAGGGAACCGACCTTCACCTCGAGATGGAGGAAATGGGCGTTCTGCAGGACACCGCGCTTGTGTTCGGTCAGATGGACGAGCCGCCCGGAACGCGTATGCGTGTCGCGCTGTCCGCGCTGACGATGGCTGAGTACTTCCGTGATGTTCAGAAGCAGGACGTGCTCCTCTTCATCGACAACATCTTCCGCTTCACTCAGGCTGGCTCGGAGGTGTCCACACTTCTCGGACGTATGCCTTCCGCGGTGGGTTACCAGCCGACGCTCGCCGACGAGATGGGTGAGCTTCAGGAACGTATTACGTCGACTCGTGGGCGATCGATCACATCGATGCAGGCAATTTACGTGCCCGCTGACGACTACACCGACCCTGCACCTGCGACTACATTCGCGCACCTCGATGCGACGACCGAGCTTTCGCGACCAATCTCGCAGATGGGTATTTACCCAGCTGTGGATCCGCTGACCTCGACCTCTCGTATCCTCGAGCCGACGATCGTCGGAGCCGAGCACTTCCGTGTTGCGAACGAAGTCAAGCAGATCCTTCAGAAGTACAAGGAACTGCAGGACATCATCGCCATCCTCGGCATGGACGAACTCTCAGAAGAAGACAAGATCGTCGTCGGGCGTGCACGCCGCCTGCAGAAGTTCCTCGGCCAGAACTTCATCGTTGCTGAGAAGTTCACCGGCGAGCCCGGATCTGTTGTGCCTCTCTCTGACACCATCGAGGCGTTCGACCGCGTCTGCAAGGGCGAATTCGACCACCTTCCCGAGCAGGCGTTCAGCAGCTGCGGTGGCCTCGATGACGTCGAGAAGGCAGCGAACAAGCTAGCTGGGAAGTGA
- a CDS encoding F0F1 ATP synthase subunit gamma, giving the protein MGSLRELRSRIKTVNSTKKITKAQELIATSRIVKAQARVEQHTPYAEEITKVIGELTTASRSLDHPLLSEREDPKRAGVLVVTSDRGMCGAYNSNVLREAEELIQLLHSKKRDVVLYVLGNKGLIYYTFRGRDVAGSWTGFSQQPSYSDASPASKHLVDLFMAGSGNHVDAPNGEGTVEGVDELHIVFTKFQSMLSQKPLVRRMAPIEIDIEEEELKLGEDMLSSAPDADAPLAAWSFEPDADSLLAEILPKYVSTRIYAALLEAAASESAARRTAMKSATDNANELANSLTRQMNQARQAMITQEISEIVGGANALASSAGSD; this is encoded by the coding sequence ATGGGAAGCTTGAGGGAACTGCGCTCGCGCATCAAGACCGTCAACTCGACTAAGAAGATCACCAAAGCGCAGGAGCTGATTGCGACTTCACGGATTGTGAAGGCTCAGGCTCGAGTTGAACAGCACACGCCCTATGCTGAGGAAATCACCAAGGTAATCGGTGAGCTCACCACGGCCTCTCGCTCATTGGATCACCCGCTCCTGAGTGAGCGGGAGGATCCAAAGCGCGCCGGTGTACTTGTGGTCACGAGCGATCGTGGAATGTGCGGCGCGTACAACTCCAACGTTCTCCGCGAGGCAGAAGAGCTGATTCAGCTTCTCCACAGTAAGAAGCGTGATGTAGTGCTCTATGTCTTGGGAAACAAGGGATTGATCTACTACACATTCCGGGGGCGCGACGTTGCGGGCTCCTGGACGGGCTTTTCGCAGCAGCCGAGCTATTCGGATGCGTCACCGGCGAGCAAGCATCTGGTCGATCTCTTCATGGCCGGGTCGGGCAACCATGTCGACGCACCAAACGGTGAAGGCACGGTCGAGGGTGTCGACGAGTTGCACATCGTATTCACCAAGTTCCAGTCGATGCTGAGCCAGAAGCCGCTAGTCCGCCGGATGGCGCCGATTGAAATCGACATCGAGGAAGAGGAACTCAAACTCGGTGAGGACATGCTCAGCAGCGCTCCGGATGCAGATGCGCCGCTAGCTGCGTGGAGCTTCGAGCCGGATGCAGACTCACTTCTTGCTGAGATCCTGCCGAAGTATGTCAGCACGCGCATTTATGCGGCCCTTCTCGAGGCTGCTGCGTCAGAGTCCGCAGCCCGCCGCACCGCGATGAAGTCGGCCACGGATAACGCGAACGAACTCGCGAACTCTTTGACCCGGCAAATGAACCAGGCCCGACAGGCCATGATTACCCAGGAAATCAGCGAAATCGTCGGCGGCGCGAACGCGTTGGCCTCGAGTGCAGGAAGTGACTGA
- a CDS encoding F0F1 ATP synthase subunit epsilon, with protein MAEMAVELVAVEERLWSGTATMVVAQTTEGEIGVMPGHEPVLGQLIEGGVVAITTSDGERMVAAVDGGFISITARSVTVLAESAEWAKDIDVDAARRTLDEAGDDEEAAARARGRLRAVERQ; from the coding sequence GTGGCTGAGATGGCAGTTGAACTCGTTGCTGTCGAAGAGCGACTATGGTCCGGCACCGCCACAATGGTGGTCGCGCAGACAACTGAAGGTGAGATCGGCGTCATGCCTGGCCACGAGCCTGTGCTTGGTCAGCTCATCGAAGGCGGTGTCGTAGCGATCACGACGTCGGATGGCGAGCGTATGGTCGCGGCAGTTGATGGAGGGTTCATCTCTATCACCGCACGCTCAGTAACCGTCCTGGCTGAGTCAGCCGAGTGGGCAAAGGATATCGATGTCGATGCCGCTAGGCGGACACTCGATGAAGCAGGAGATGACGAGGAGGCTGCAGCACGTGCACGTGGCCGCCTCCGAGCTGTCGAGCGCCAGTAG
- the atpA gene encoding F0F1 ATP synthase subunit alpha, whose product MAELTISSDEIRSAIENYTASYTPESSREEVGLVVDASDGIAHVSGLPSAMSNELLEFAGGVLGVALNLEDREIGAVILGDFEKIQEGQEVKRTGDVLSVPVGDGFLGRVVDPLGAPIDGLGDIESSETRALELQAASVLERQPVHEPLQTGLKAVDAMTPIGRGQRQLIIGDRKTGKTAVCVDAILNQKANWESGDETKQVRCIYVAIGQKGSTIAGIKTALDEHGAMEYTTIVAAPASDSAGYKWLAPYTGSAIGQHWMYEGKHVLIVFDDLTKQAEAYRAISLLLRRPPGREAYPGDVFYLHSRLLERCAKLSDELGAGSMTGLPIIETKANDVSAYIPTNVISITDGQVFLESDLFNKGIRPAINVGISVSRVGGAAQTKGMKKVSGTLRLELAQYRELESFAAFASDLDAASRSQLERGQRLVELLKQDQFAPVSVEDQIVTIYLAGQGVYDSVPVGDIRRFDSEMLEDLHRNAKSAFESIEGGTALSDEASETLLEAVEKFKQGFIASDGSRVVNEPEAEALEESEVDQEQLKVKRKVRR is encoded by the coding sequence ATGGCGGAGCTGACGATCTCCTCCGACGAGATCCGTAGCGCGATCGAGAATTACACCGCGAGCTATACACCGGAGTCCTCTCGCGAGGAGGTTGGACTTGTCGTTGACGCGAGCGACGGCATTGCTCACGTCTCCGGACTTCCGTCGGCGATGTCAAACGAGCTCCTGGAGTTTGCGGGCGGCGTCCTGGGTGTGGCCCTTAACCTTGAAGACCGTGAAATCGGTGCGGTGATTCTCGGTGACTTCGAGAAAATCCAGGAGGGCCAGGAAGTCAAGCGGACCGGAGACGTTCTCTCGGTTCCCGTTGGTGACGGCTTCCTCGGACGCGTGGTTGACCCCCTCGGTGCGCCGATTGATGGCCTAGGTGACATCGAATCATCAGAGACTCGCGCGCTTGAGCTGCAGGCCGCTTCGGTACTGGAGCGTCAGCCTGTCCATGAGCCGCTCCAGACAGGTCTCAAGGCTGTCGACGCGATGACCCCTATCGGTCGTGGACAGCGTCAGCTCATCATTGGTGACCGTAAAACGGGCAAGACCGCGGTCTGCGTTGACGCCATCCTGAACCAGAAGGCCAACTGGGAGTCAGGCGACGAGACCAAGCAGGTGCGCTGCATCTATGTCGCGATTGGTCAGAAGGGATCGACTATCGCGGGCATCAAAACCGCCCTCGACGAGCACGGCGCGATGGAATACACCACGATCGTCGCCGCACCTGCGTCCGACTCCGCTGGTTACAAATGGCTCGCGCCGTACACCGGTTCCGCCATCGGGCAGCACTGGATGTATGAAGGCAAGCACGTTCTGATCGTATTCGACGATCTCACTAAGCAGGCTGAGGCCTATCGCGCCATCTCGCTTCTCCTCCGTCGCCCGCCGGGTCGCGAAGCCTACCCAGGCGACGTGTTCTACCTGCACTCGCGCCTTCTCGAGCGCTGCGCCAAACTCTCGGATGAACTGGGCGCTGGTTCGATGACGGGCCTGCCAATCATCGAAACCAAGGCGAACGATGTGTCGGCGTACATCCCGACCAACGTCATCTCGATTACTGACGGCCAGGTGTTCCTCGAGTCAGACTTGTTCAACAAGGGCATCCGCCCGGCTATCAACGTGGGTATCTCGGTGTCCCGAGTTGGTGGTGCCGCGCAGACCAAGGGCATGAAGAAAGTCTCCGGTACATTGCGGCTCGAACTCGCTCAGTACCGCGAGCTTGAGTCGTTCGCCGCATTCGCCTCCGATCTCGATGCGGCGTCCCGATCCCAGCTCGAGCGCGGCCAGCGCCTCGTGGAGCTGTTGAAGCAGGATCAATTCGCTCCTGTCTCCGTTGAAGATCAGATCGTCACGATCTACCTCGCTGGACAGGGCGTGTACGACAGCGTGCCCGTTGGCGACATTCGCCGATTCGACTCGGAAATGCTCGAGGATCTGCACCGCAACGCCAAGAGCGCATTCGAGTCAATCGAGGGCGGCACGGCTCTATCCGATGAGGCATCGGAGACCCTTCTCGAGGCAGTCGAGAAGTTCAAGCAGGGGTTCATCGCGTCCGACGGTAGCCGTGTAGTCAACGAGCCTGAGGCTGAAGCACTCGAAGAAAGCGAAGTTGACCAGGAGCAGCTCAAGGTCAAGCGCAAGGTTCGCCGGTGA